From Barnesiella propionica, one genomic window encodes:
- a CDS encoding putative transporter has protein sequence MDWIQNLLFNNASVAHTVILYSFVIAVGVLLGKIKFFGISLGVTFVLFVGLLVGHFGFEANESILHFVKEFGLILFIYSIGLQVGPGFFSSFKKGGLTLNMLAVCIVALNIVVALVIYYGAGNIEMPMMVGILSGAVTNTPGLGAAEQAIAQLQFDGALNPVMAESIANRPISLGYAVAYPLGVIGIIMAMLIIRAIFKVRLEKESKQIEEEKEASTLKPHIVTYTVENKLIVGRTIQELSALIDRNFVVSRIKRNDEVIIPNSDTKLEEGDLLLTVLSVIDEDAMKAFIGTPIEMNWEAIPAPIVSRRILITKSEYNGRKLGSLRLRMGYNLNATRINRSGVDLLAQPNLDLQMGDRITVVGKLDDINRLAEKMGNSMKRLNEPNMITLFIGIFLGIILGSIPFAFPGMPIPMKLGLAGGPLVVAILIGRFGYKMKLVTYTSTSASLMLREIGICLFLASVGISAGGNFVETVASGGLVWVLWGFLITIIPLLLVGTVARGYYKLNYYSIMGLLSGSCTDPPALAYANKIAGNDAPSVAYSTVYPLTMFLRVLTAQMMVLAFA, from the coding sequence ATGGACTGGATACAAAATCTGTTATTTAACAATGCATCTGTGGCACACACGGTCATTCTCTATTCTTTCGTAATAGCAGTGGGAGTACTTTTGGGAAAAATAAAGTTTTTCGGAATATCCCTGGGTGTCACTTTCGTGCTTTTCGTAGGATTACTCGTCGGACATTTCGGTTTTGAAGCTAACGAAAGTATTCTACATTTCGTAAAAGAGTTCGGCCTTATCCTGTTTATATATTCTATAGGATTGCAAGTAGGCCCCGGATTCTTTTCTTCTTTCAAGAAAGGAGGGCTTACGCTAAACATGCTGGCCGTCTGCATCGTCGCATTGAATATCGTTGTTGCCCTCGTTATTTATTACGGAGCCGGCAATATTGAAATGCCCATGATGGTCGGCATTCTTTCAGGAGCCGTTACCAATACCCCGGGGCTGGGTGCTGCAGAACAGGCTATCGCACAACTTCAGTTCGACGGAGCCCTCAATCCTGTAATGGCCGAATCAATTGCCAACCGGCCTATTTCCCTGGGATATGCTGTGGCTTATCCTTTAGGAGTAATCGGAATTATCATGGCGATGCTTATTATCCGTGCCATATTTAAAGTACGTCTGGAAAAAGAAAGTAAACAAATAGAAGAAGAGAAGGAAGCCAGTACGCTTAAACCGCATATCGTCACTTACACAGTAGAGAACAAATTAATCGTAGGACGTACCATTCAGGAATTAAGCGCACTCATAGACCGGAATTTCGTAGTATCCCGCATTAAACGGAACGATGAGGTCATCATACCTAATTCGGACACGAAACTGGAGGAAGGTGATTTACTACTGACAGTACTCTCAGTTATTGACGAAGACGCGATGAAAGCATTTATAGGGACTCCTATAGAAATGAACTGGGAAGCAATACCAGCTCCTATCGTATCACGCCGAATATTGATAACTAAATCGGAATACAACGGACGCAAACTGGGCTCTTTACGCCTGCGCATGGGATATAACCTGAACGCCACCCGTATCAACCGTTCGGGTGTTGATCTGCTGGCTCAACCTAACCTCGATCTACAAATGGGGGACCGAATTACGGTCGTAGGTAAACTGGATGACATCAACCGTCTGGCTGAGAAAATGGGAAACTCTATGAAACGACTGAACGAACCTAATATGATCACACTATTTATAGGTATTTTTCTGGGTATTATATTGGGCAGCATTCCGTTCGCTTTTCCCGGTATGCCTATTCCCATGAAACTGGGACTTGCCGGAGGTCCTTTGGTCGTCGCAATACTCATAGGGCGTTTTGGTTACAAAATGAAGCTGGTGACTTACACATCGACGAGTGCCAGTCTTATGCTCCGGGAAATCGGAATATGTTTATTCCTGGCGAGTGTCGGTATATCCGCAGGAGGAAATTTCGTGGAGACCGTCGCGTCAGGAGGGCTTGTCTGGGTTCTATGGGGATTCCTTATTACCATTATACCGTTACTTCTGGTAGGAACCGTAGCCAGAGGGTATTACAAACTGAACTATTATTCAATCATGGGACTGTTATCCGGCAGCTGCACCGACCCCCCTGCTCTGGCCTATGCCAACAAAATAGCAGGAAACGATGCACCTTCGGTAGCTTATTCTACTGTATATCCTCTGACGATGTTCCTGCGAGTATTAACCGCTCAAATGATGGTACTGGCTTTCGCTTAA
- a CDS encoding glycosyltransferase family 39 protein: protein MLFTGIILTILIGFSLVNAISFKFSWLEKIGLSFPLGIACQTLLMLLIDWIGIALTSTSVLSSGLVLLILMNIPTWLRRKKIKTELKNISFEWSSVNLVCLLLLALVAWYEYMNFSKCMYFPTFDRDSLTSFDTFGFIIAGEHTLKNLSFFTSDYIPTIHNAGSPISYTPMVQLSYAYVYLLGAETSKIIPALSYLFFLIAFYAVLSRMAGNTGAAIATFFVLLTPEMTSFSSMSITNVIQAGIASTGILYFSLWLRKRENKDLYMGVALLAANLWCRTEGIVFVAAAGVLFLIDSIRRKEYKQLGICTIVVLSPMIIWNIFMKSNGFYSENAVISHPFWDPEKLSTIWNGLWALFTNPLYYGWSFAAFALAVIFNSWGTIKNRIGLNLLIMIVLSMLFYILVLYHVDYIWDSIGNVLAYSAKRFMFCFIPLLWAYTVSNSSAIWLTGKLEGFLKLK from the coding sequence ATGTTATTCACAGGTATTATATTAACAATCCTCATCGGATTTTCTTTAGTAAACGCGATCTCGTTTAAATTTTCCTGGCTGGAAAAAATAGGATTGTCATTCCCTTTAGGCATCGCTTGCCAGACTTTACTTATGTTATTAATAGACTGGATCGGTATAGCTCTTACTTCCACATCCGTATTAAGTTCGGGACTGGTATTGCTTATTCTGATGAATATACCGACCTGGCTACGCAGAAAAAAGATAAAGACGGAACTAAAAAATATTTCTTTTGAATGGTCATCGGTCAATCTGGTCTGCTTGCTATTATTAGCCCTCGTTGCCTGGTACGAATACATGAATTTCTCCAAATGCATGTATTTTCCAACTTTCGACAGGGATAGCCTTACATCGTTCGATACATTCGGATTCATCATAGCTGGAGAGCATACACTTAAAAACTTGTCATTCTTCACTTCTGATTATATCCCAACTATTCATAATGCAGGAAGTCCTATTAGCTACACCCCTATGGTGCAATTAAGCTATGCTTACGTGTATTTGCTGGGCGCAGAAACTTCCAAGATTATTCCGGCACTGTCATATCTCTTTTTCCTTATCGCATTTTATGCCGTGTTAAGCCGTATGGCCGGAAATACTGGAGCTGCAATAGCGACATTCTTCGTATTGCTCACCCCCGAAATGACTTCATTCTCTTCTATGTCTATCACCAATGTCATACAAGCGGGAATCGCTTCTACCGGAATCCTTTATTTTTCCTTGTGGTTACGTAAGAGAGAAAACAAAGATCTGTATATGGGCGTAGCCTTACTGGCTGCTAATTTATGGTGCCGTACCGAAGGTATCGTCTTCGTTGCTGCTGCAGGTGTCTTATTCCTGATAGACAGCATCCGCCGGAAAGAATATAAACAGTTGGGAATATGTACTATCGTCGTATTATCTCCAATGATCATCTGGAACATATTCATGAAATCCAACGGATTTTATTCCGAAAATGCCGTTATCTCACATCCGTTCTGGGATCCAGAAAAACTATCAACCATCTGGAACGGTTTATGGGCTCTTTTTACCAATCCTCTATATTATGGATGGAGTTTTGCGGCATTTGCTTTAGCCGTAATCTTCAACAGTTGGGGAACTATCAAGAACCGTATCGGGCTGAATCTGCTGATAATGATCGTATTGTCCATGCTGTTCTATATACTGGTATTATATCACGTAGATTACATCTGGGATAGCATCGGCAATGTTCTCGCATATTCTGCCAAACGTTTCATGTTCTGTTTCATTCCCCTGTTATGGGCTTACACGGTAAGTAACAGCAGCGCTATATGGCTTACGGGAAAACTGGAAGGATTCTTGAAGTTGAAATAA
- a CDS encoding glycosyltransferase family 2 protein: MTKNYRTLSILVPVYNEENTVHLILDKLDKVHLPNGLSKEIVVINDGSKDGSKERIETYIQTHPEVPVTFVNHKQNQGKGMALRSGIAVAQGDIITIQDADLECDPADYPDMLPFILSGEFKVVYGSRFLKKENVHSYKTFYWGGRLVSIVANILYGLRLTDEPTCYKMFDADVLRSIPLECMRFEFCPEVTAKIAKRGYQIKEVPIHYYPRSKEEGKKVKWHDGIEAIWTLVKYRFHK, translated from the coding sequence ATGACCAAAAATTATAGGACTCTATCCATTCTGGTACCTGTGTACAACGAAGAAAACACGGTACATCTTATCCTTGATAAGTTGGATAAAGTCCATCTTCCCAACGGGCTATCCAAAGAAATCGTGGTTATTAACGACGGTTCTAAAGATGGAAGCAAAGAACGCATCGAGACCTACATACAGACTCACCCCGAAGTACCGGTCACATTTGTCAATCATAAGCAAAATCAGGGAAAAGGGATGGCACTACGTTCCGGAATAGCCGTTGCTCAGGGAGATATAATAACCATACAGGATGCCGACTTGGAATGCGATCCTGCCGATTATCCCGATATGTTACCTTTTATCCTTTCCGGAGAATTCAAAGTCGTATATGGTTCTCGCTTCCTCAAAAAAGAAAATGTTCATTCATATAAAACATTTTACTGGGGAGGACGGCTGGTCTCAATCGTCGCGAATATACTTTATGGTTTACGGCTTACCGATGAACCTACGTGTTATAAAATGTTCGACGCCGACGTATTACGTTCTATTCCGTTAGAATGTATGCGTTTCGAATTTTGTCCCGAAGTAACCGCAAAAATCGCAAAACGGGGTTACCAGATAAAAGAGGTTCCTATCCATTACTATCCCCGTTCCAAAGAGGAAGGGAAAAAAGTTAAATGGCACGACGGCATCGAAGCTATCTGGACTTTAGTCAAATATCGTTTTCATAAATAA
- a CDS encoding efflux RND transporter periplasmic adaptor subunit, whose protein sequence is MKKKNIILLVIVIILLISGAYFLFLKGNGNTTFTLETVKVARGDIANMVTATGTVEAITQVEVGTQVSGIVSHIYVDYNSIVTKGQLIAELDRTLLEAELASSTATLNAAKVEYDYQTRNFDRQKQLYDKKLISDTEFETAKYQFETAKSNYEKSKADLVKATTNLNYARIYSPIDGVVISRAVDEGQTVAASFSTPTLFTIANDLRKMQVVADVDEADIGEITEGQRVSFTVDAFPNDVFTGDITQVRLEPTTTSNVVTYEVIVNAPNPDLKLKPGLTANITIYTSERKNVINIPLKALRFVPELPSGKTQHMLSQEKLTVENDSSKIVWVKENSSLSPRKIITGMDNGINIEVKSGLEEGEEVITDRKAGVSTVQETDKQQEESPFMPKPPGKK, encoded by the coding sequence ATGAAAAAGAAAAATATAATATTACTCGTCATCGTTATCATTCTGCTTATATCGGGTGCTTATTTTCTTTTCTTGAAAGGAAACGGAAATACAACATTCACACTTGAAACCGTTAAAGTAGCACGGGGAGACATAGCGAATATGGTAACAGCTACAGGAACCGTAGAAGCCATTACCCAGGTAGAAGTAGGCACTCAGGTATCAGGCATCGTAAGTCATATATATGTCGATTACAATTCCATCGTCACCAAAGGGCAACTTATTGCTGAACTGGACCGTACCTTACTGGAAGCAGAACTGGCTTCGAGTACGGCAACTCTGAATGCGGCGAAAGTAGAATACGACTATCAGACAAGAAACTTTGACCGTCAAAAGCAATTATATGACAAGAAGCTGATCAGCGATACAGAATTCGAAACAGCAAAATATCAGTTCGAAACAGCAAAAAGCAATTATGAAAAAAGTAAAGCGGACTTGGTAAAAGCAACAACAAATCTCAACTATGCCAGGATTTACTCTCCCATCGACGGAGTTGTCATTTCCCGTGCCGTAGATGAAGGACAAACGGTAGCTGCCAGCTTTTCTACACCAACACTTTTCACCATAGCTAATGACCTGAGAAAAATGCAGGTAGTGGCGGATGTGGACGAAGCGGACATAGGAGAAATAACCGAAGGCCAGCGGGTAAGCTTTACCGTAGACGCATTCCCTAACGACGTATTTACAGGAGACATCACGCAAGTACGGCTCGAGCCCACCACCACCTCTAACGTAGTGACTTATGAAGTAATCGTGAACGCACCCAATCCTGACCTGAAACTCAAACCCGGCTTAACAGCCAATATAACGATCTATACATCGGAAAGAAAGAATGTTATTAATATTCCCCTGAAAGCGCTCCGCTTCGTACCTGAATTACCATCCGGAAAAACTCAGCATATGCTTTCCCAAGAAAAACTTACAGTTGAAAACGATTCCTCCAAAATCGTATGGGTAAAAGAGAACAGCAGCCTGTCTCCCCGAAAAATCATTACCGGCATGGATAACGGGATAAACATTGAAGTAAAATCGGGATTGGAGGAAGGAGAAGAAGTCATAACAGACCGTAAAGCCGGAGTCTCCACAGTACAAGAAACGGATAAACAACAAGAAGAAAGTCCGTTCATGCCTAAACCTCCGGGAAAAAAATAA
- a CDS encoding TolC family protein yields MNRREIIVILTGLFIVPYLYAQNNRPAEWTLQDCIDYAHVHNISLQQGRISLEGNRIDTKEAKAQLFPSLSFSTSHSYLNNPFISEENTSHNLYNGSYGVDASWTIFDGGKRTSTIKQQKLQEKVGQYDLDETSQNIELSILSNYLQILYAEESVRINEQTVEVSASQKERSKALLDAGSISRSDYAQIESQYSNDKYQLVTSQATLEGLKLDLKQLLELGMDDEMKLASPELDNSDILKPLPDKKQIYETALSFIPSIQSSKINNEIAELSVSKAKAGYWPSLSLNAGIGTSSLSGTGTGFGTQLKNKLNEQIGLTLSIPIYNNRSTRSSVEKARLQVINSNLELQNQQKELLKKIENAYLDARSAQNKYMAAQENVKSAQATYELVEEQFYVGIKNTLEMLTAKNNLLSARQEEIQSKYLALLNIKLLDYYNNEPITLE; encoded by the coding sequence ATGAATCGTCGTGAAATTATCGTCATACTTACAGGTTTATTCATCGTTCCATATTTATATGCACAAAACAACCGGCCGGCCGAATGGACTCTGCAGGACTGCATAGATTATGCGCACGTCCATAACATCAGTCTGCAACAAGGACGTATCAGTCTGGAAGGAAACCGGATAGATACCAAAGAGGCCAAGGCGCAACTTTTTCCCTCTTTATCTTTTTCAACCTCTCATTCTTATCTAAACAATCCTTTTATATCGGAAGAGAATACAAGCCATAATCTCTATAACGGTTCTTATGGAGTGGATGCATCATGGACAATCTTTGACGGGGGAAAACGCACCAGCACTATCAAGCAACAAAAATTACAGGAGAAGGTAGGACAATATGATCTGGATGAAACTTCGCAGAATATAGAGCTTTCTATTCTCAGCAACTACCTGCAAATCCTTTATGCTGAGGAATCGGTCCGAATAAACGAACAAACGGTGGAGGTCTCGGCATCTCAAAAAGAACGTTCCAAAGCATTACTGGACGCGGGTTCCATATCGCGCAGCGATTATGCTCAAATAGAATCCCAGTACAGTAACGACAAATATCAGCTGGTCACTTCGCAAGCAACATTGGAAGGACTGAAACTGGATCTGAAACAACTATTGGAACTGGGTATGGACGATGAAATGAAGTTGGCATCTCCCGAGTTGGATAATAGTGACATATTGAAGCCCCTTCCCGATAAAAAACAAATATACGAAACGGCTCTTTCATTCATACCATCTATCCAAAGCAGTAAAATAAATAACGAGATAGCAGAGTTATCCGTCTCAAAAGCCAAAGCCGGATACTGGCCCAGCCTATCCCTCAATGCGGGTATAGGAACGAGCAGTTTGTCAGGAACCGGAACAGGATTCGGTACACAGCTGAAAAATAAACTGAATGAGCAAATCGGGCTTACTTTATCGATCCCCATATACAACAACCGGAGTACCCGTTCTTCGGTAGAAAAAGCAAGATTACAGGTTATAAACAGTAATCTGGAATTACAAAACCAACAAAAAGAACTCCTTAAAAAAATAGAGAATGCATATCTGGATGCCCGTTCGGCACAGAATAAATATATGGCAGCGCAAGAAAACGTGAAATCGGCACAAGCAACTTACGAGCTGGTGGAAGAACAATTCTACGTAGGAATCAAGAATACGCTCGAAATGCTTACGGCTAAAAACAATCTGTTATCGGCCCGCCAAGAAGAAATTCAATCGAAATATCTGGCATTATTGAACATAAAATTACTCGACTATTATAATAACGAACCTATTACTTTAGAATAA